A window of Primulina huaijiensis isolate GDHJ02 chromosome 9, ASM1229523v2, whole genome shotgun sequence contains these coding sequences:
- the LOC140984088 gene encoding DAG protein, chloroplastic-like, which produces MASLNLCLPPRTLVPNPRTCVPCLSIPSTSNLSFIPRYSPHSAPIQSRSAAFPAVRALKDGEYSTRRSSSDEERVPIMLPGCDYNHWLIVMEFPKDPAPTREQMIDTYLDTLATVLGSMEEAKKNMYAFSTTTYTGFQCTVSEETSEKFKGLPGVLWVLPDSYIDVKNKDYGGDKYIKGEIIPCQYPTYQPKQSRTSKYKSKAYVRQRDGPPTERRKPRQESDS; this is translated from the exons ATGGCGAGTCTAAACCTTTGCCTCCCTCCCAGAACCCTAGTTCCAAATCCGAGAACCTGTGTCCCTTGTCTTTCGATTCCCTCCACTTCCAACCTGTCATTTATTCCGCGCTATTCCCCACACTCGGCCCCGATTCAATCGAGAAGTGCCGCTTTTCCGGCGGTGAGAGCCTTGAAGGATGGGGAATACTCTACTAGAAGAAGCAGTAGCGACGAGGAAAGGGTGCCGATAATGTTACCGGGCTGTGACTACAATCACTGGCTTATTGTCATGGAGTTTCCAAAAGACCCCGCCCCCACCAGAGAGCAGATGATTGACACGTATCTCGACACTCTTGCCACCGTCCTTGGCAG CATGGAAGAAGCAAAGAAGAACATGTATGCATTTAGTACCACTACATACACTGGGTTTCAGTGCACCGTATCAGAAGAAACTTCAGAAAAATTTAAGG GTCTCCCTGGCGTTTTATGGGTCCTGCCAGATTCTTACATAGATGTTAAGAACAAGGATTACGGAG gaGATAAGTATATCAAAGGAGAAATAATTCCATGTCAGTATCCGACTTATCAACCGAAGCAATCTAGAACCTCAAAGTACAAGAGCAAAGCATATGTAAGACAGAGAGATGGCCCTCCTACTGAACGAAGAAAACCAAGACAGGAATCCGACTCCTGA
- the LOC140985386 gene encoding uncharacterized protein, whose protein sequence is MAVSCSAILVHFLLFSFIASASSTIHDLLKSKGLPAGLFPKNGVKSYDLGEDGLLQVYFDSPCVSKFETRVSFGSVVRANLSYGGLIGVEGLSQEELFLWLPVKDIIVYDPSSGIILFDIGVAHKQMSLSLFEDPPVCDPQGELMEMIPRKDFGFQVQK, encoded by the exons ATGGCTGTCTCCTGCAGTGCTATTCTCGTTCATTTCTTGCTGTTTTCTTTTATAGCGTCGGCTTCCAGCACAATCCACGACTTGCTCAAAAGCAAAGGCTTGCCCGCCGGGCTTTTCCCCAAGAACGGCGTGAAATCTTACGACCTCGGTGAAGACGGGCTTCTGCAAGTGTATTTTGACAGCCCGTGCGTCTCCAAGTTTGAGACCAGGGTTTCCTTCGGAAGTGTTGTGAGAGCTAATCTCAGCTACGGCGGGCTCATCGGGGTGGAGGGTCTCTCTCAAGAAGAGCTGTTTCTGTGGTTGCCCGTGAAGGATATCATTGTTTATGATCCTTCATCTGGGATTATTTTGTTCGACATCGGAGTTGCACATAAACAGATGTCTCTTTCTCTATTTGAAGATCCTCCAGTCTGCGATCCTCAAG GTGAGTTAATGGAGATGATTCCGAGGAAGGACTTCGGGTTTCAAGTGCAGAAATGA